Within the Cotesia glomerata isolate CgM1 linkage group LG6, MPM_Cglom_v2.3, whole genome shotgun sequence genome, the region TGTTGTTTACTACGGTACACATAACCtgcgttttatttaattttgatgtgaaacatttttattttaatttttgacaataaaataTGTGTGATAGTGATAACTCAGAAGATCAAAGTGATCAACCTTGTGCAAAGAAAGTGAAACTACACTATGGCATACTACCAAGTCATCAGTAAGTAGATCGTATTTTTCAAGTGTccataaatgtaattattatatttttatatttaattaattatattcatattaatcatattagtaattatataaattatattaagattaataattatataaattatattaatattatcttcaattaattatttttaacttcccgctacgaaaattgaaaattttcaaaaatcgggaagttattggttttaccccgtttttcgaaaatcgggttttcatcagatctcgacgttttgaggtcctaggaagctttcctgactattcccgcgagggtgtcactatgtatgtatgtgtgtgtgtgtgtgtgtgtgtgtgtgtgtgtgtgtgtgtgtgtgtgtgtgtgtgtgtgtgtgtgtgtgtgtgtgtgtgtgtgtgtgtgtgtgtgtgtgtgtgtgtgtgtgtaagtatgtaaacctcttataacttttgaacggttgaaccgatttcatcgcggttggtgccattcaaaagggcttcgccaaacttagatttcctgttgatttgaaccgattcggaccgatagattttgagaaatttggagaaatctaaaaaaaagtaggaaaaaaaattttctctgaagtggtttttttgggataacttttaaacggcttaaccgatagattccaaaaactaatcagctctcaaccttaaaaaaccgcgtcgatcgccgccaatccggtcaaaatcggttgattcgttcgagagatatcgtgaacgaaagaaaaccgaaaaaagtgttttttcagagttactccgaaatttctagtttgaccaattgaaacttagaaattatttataaggcttaaaaaaactacgtagaatgccgccaaccgcgtaaaaatcggttcattcattcaaaagttattgcggtatgaacattcaaaaaatagtgttctatgaaacttctatcagacttttgagctcaaagagctcaaaagcatagaaaaggtatctttttgagctcggagagcttaaaacaacacacagattgtacttttgagctcgaagagctcaaaaaagcggccaggtattaacggaattagcgggaagttgcagggatggcctttagggtcaaccgttttcctaatttttttattattcatgaaGGAAttaatatggaaaaatttattaataaaatttatatttgcaaATCTTTAGTCATATATTGCAATAATTAACTAAGATTTGAGTTCATGAGTATATTGAAGCcacactcaaaatttttttctttttcttgtgtattttaatatcatatttttttaaatatttcagttCCCAACAATCATCACAGGGatcacaaaatattattattgaaactgGACGCCACCCTGATCAGTTAAACACAAGGCATACTATCAATGTTGTGTAAGACTTTATTAATCGAATAGTACcagactattttaatttttatcttagattttattaacatatttatattttttttcagagtaaacAATAGTAAAAGAGAACGTCAAAAACAATACAGGGAGCGGAACAGAGACAAATTGAAATATCGTGAAGCGGAAAGAAGAAAGCGTATACAATCTTCAAAAAGCATTACTGGACCGTCTACCTCTTCAAACTCAAATATAATGGAAGTAAATAATGAAGAACCAGTAACTGCTATTTCATCTACTCTTCAAAATAAAAGAGACCGTCAAAAAAGATACAGGGAAaagaacagaaaaaaattgagtcaGCGTGAAGCGGAAAGAAGGAGACGTCTACAGAATGCAGAAAGTATTATAGAATTACATACTTCTCCAAATATAGAAAATAGAGAAATAATTACAGAACCAATAATCATAATAGATGAAGTAAGTACAAATTCTCGAAATTTAACTGGTTTGGGAGAAATGGAGCATGAAGTGTTTGACATATCTCAGCAAAATTTAAGTAACCTATCAAGCGCAAATATTGCGGAAATTCCGAATAACTACAGTCAATTTAGATACCATAAAACAGCTCATGAATATTTCATcgataactttaaaaataatgaatttggaCATGCTTGTTCAATTTGTGATCGACTTTGGTTTGAAAAAGATTTAAAGAAACCATCTACATCtggaaatataattaatacaatagACAATGTGCAAAATGTGGattcccttaaaatttgctctACTTGTAAATCAGCATTAGATAAAGAAAAGATTCCTAACTTGTCAGTTTATAATGGATTTCATTACCCAAAAATACCACAGCATTTACCAAAAATCGATTTCATCACTGAAATCAATGTTCCTGTTGTTGTTGATACAATGGTACGATCACTTCCAAGAAATGTCAATGATGAACATTGCATTTATgtacatattaaaaaaaaaatgattcataaAAGTAGTTTTGTGCATGGCTTAATTAACATCGGATGATGTTATATACgtgtatatataattctattcTTCTAATCTTAGAATATTCAATATAATTaaccaattaaaaaatggttatACTATTTGATTACTACACCTTTATATCAGCATTACACAATAACAGTtgataaatcatttttgatgTGAAACATCTATAGCCGCACGTAAAACCGATTTCTGCCGTGGCGACGCATGCCGTGGTGACCCGTCGCCACGCTATATGAtggtatatatatacagtctATATGCAGTAGTGTGTACGGTGTGGCGACGCGTCGCCATGCGCAATCGACTGTGCGATTCTCTCCCACTCGATCCGGCGTTAAGCCATCTCTCTCGCTACACTGAGCTCGGATACCTATAGTGTATACTCCGTAGTGTATACAGTGTTGTTTAATACAGTACACATAACCTGTGTTTTACttgaaaacaaattatttttctgataataAAATGTCTGACCGTGATAATTTAGAGAGTGAAAGTGATCAGCCTCCTgcaaagaaagcaaaatcacACTATGACACACTATCAAGTCATCAGTaagtttattatatttttataattaaagtatgCATTTATCTGTGCATTAAGCACGCGTATATTTAGTGTGTTTTGAGCGCCAGTAAATGTAAAATCTACTCTCTTGGTAGattaaaattcacataaatttcattgcatataatgtttttaaattaattattaattttaatttattcttattgaaatttatgcattaaaataattgcttagagaataaatttattaagactgACAGAATTGTGTTTCAAAATCAGCTGATGGCGTGCAGCGCACGAatgtttttcttatttattattaatatgaacattaaaaaattaattaatttttataatcatgtggaatttacagtgaaacattcattattgatatttataatttacgatatttagtaatatattgaaataactaGCTAAGATTCTTGAGTTTACTAATATATTGaagacaatttaaatttttctgtatattttaataacatattttttataaatatttcagaaCCCAACAATCATCACAGGGgtcacaaaatattattattgaaactgGACATCACCAAGATCAGTTAAACACAAGACATACTATTAATGTTATgtaagattttattaatctaataGTACCAGaatatactaatttttatttaagctcTCAAGGAGGTACATATGACGAGGTGGTCTATGGGTATAGTAAAAGTCATTCTATTTCATTACTTTACGTAGCTTTAACACGAGTAACAAGTCTTGAAGGGTTGTTTATATGTAACAGTCAGgataatttaagattttatcaTGCAAGAAGAGTAGATCCATCAGTTTCAAGTTTACAGCAagaatttaaaagattatttcTAAACAAACTTTCTACATTGCAAGGACTGATCACTGAATTTATAAACTccagaaataaattaaccatttaTACTTTAAACTGCCAAAGTCTCAGAAAACATACTACTGATTTACAAGATTCTATTTGTCAAAGGAGtaactttttattactaaCTGAAACATGGCTTCCTGCAGATGAATCAGTTGACTTAcctaattttcattgtatagCTAAATTTAAGAGACAAAATGTTAGAGCCTCTGGAGTTgccatttataaaaacaacaatactTCACATATTACTACATTCAACATGGATTTAGTAATTCAAAATGCTACAGAAGTTCATGTCTCCCAAACATCTATTGGCGATATATGTGCTTCACACGTTAAACTAGAAGATGGAAGTGAATTGATGATGATTGTTGTGTACATTTctcctaataaaaaaataaatgacatcatttcatttttacacgAGAGATTATTTCCGTACAGTCACAGAGGTTCAATAACTTTCAAAACCAATAAAGACAAACTACCATTGATTTTAGCTGGGgatttcaatgtaaattttgcAAAAGATGAATCAACGCCATTAATTACGTTTCTCCAAGAAGAATTTCAATtgcaaattaataacaatccaAGAGAACCTACCACCAGATACGCAACAACAATAGATGCTGTATTTATTAGATATCTTGATAATGTTATGTCCAATACTTTTGTAACATACTTCAGTTACCATCGACCAATTGTCACAGTAATACCGTCTTCAGAGGCAACATCGAATATAACTATTACCGAAGTCACTGATTAAACAAATTAAGTAGTCacgatttgaaataaattcgtaaatttttgtatttaatgaaaataaatgtttattcaataaatagtcATCGTTATCTGGAAAAGAAatcgtaatattttattttatcattatgacATATTTAGTTCCTATTACAACCTGTTCTTTTCTGCATATtacttttacaaaataatttcgatGTTTCACATCTGCCAGGCGTCCCGTAACGgctcacatttttttaaacctaACCCGATTCTTGACTCAtaatttacacaaaaattttaaactaatcaagctacaataggaatttttatttatgttaataacaataatataccaaaaaactaaaaaaacaataatctgcaataaaatataattaacatttaattaaagacaACTTAATCATCTATAAACCATAGCAATATAGACACTCGATATCCGAATCCAtgtggatcgtgataatcacgatccacTAGATCGGGCATATGCACATCTAAAGTATAGTCATACGAGGATCGTGATCATCACTATACTGTATCGTGAaaatagcaatacttttttctccgtgtagaaatacaattttattattgtaaaattatagtaatattatagttaatacataGAGTTTTACGGTAATTTTATCGTATTATTTCTGAACTTTGCAGAAAAAGTACGGTAGAAATTCTGtataactattgtaaaaaaactggccaaaacaactacagaaataccgtattatttcagaattataacggttaatttatggtaaacgcattaataccgaaaatttacggtatttcaaaAACCGCGAAGGTACGCTCATcaaaaactttcatttgagtacacacacgatttttttcatatattttatatatatgatatttctcagacacggaaaaaagtaaactgtaataaataacagtcgatttataataagtaatgatcaactgctaaaaattaccatttcaaacagtaaaatcgtgattttactattcactatataatatttaccatttaaacgttacaatttactctttacatggaagaaaatactatttcaaacagtaatattcgctatgtaaatgtctaaaatgttaaagtataataattaagaaattcagactttgatatttatcatttcgtagcTCACATAATATTCGTAgatcccataataaaattgagatgaaatgtatgtgaaaccaatctattcgtgatgtgattggttgaaaatatttattctcattttgattggttgaaagtgaatataatatacataaacgacacacaaatatatcatgaccataaatatgaggcgcgcgcaaatttgaattctagtcccataataaaattgagatgaaatgtatgtgaaaccaatttagtcgtaatgtgattggttgaaaatattcattctcattctgattggttgaaagtgaatataatatacataaacgacaCACAAATATATCATGACAATAAATATGAGGCGCACGCTTGCGCgcgtaaattaaattctagtcccataataaaattgagatgaaatgtatgtgaaaccaatctattcgtgatgtgattggttgaaaatatttattctcattttgattggttgaaagtgaatataatatacataaacgacacacaaatatatcatgacaataaatatgaggcgcgcgcttgcgcgcgtaaattaaattctagtatgtaaaaagtataaaataaagttagtaaatttctaatacaagcaacgtcaatatttacaaagtaaaatggtaaatttttaacgcaacgttaaaaatcaaactgtaattattgacttgcttggactggtaaaatgtatattttaaaagtataatttttactgtttcaaatgttaaattctcccagagtgagacccccttctctttcatttgagttccccttctcctcataatatcgactagatattgaaatggcaatttttactgtttgactgtaattttttaagatgaaagagtcgttatttactatagtgacagttactaatcacttattttggatattaaattataaattgtggcttttatactttctacattaagttctgtaatatttatatttttgccacctcgatgtccgctttactgtttgaaactataaaaattaactggaatccgagtgaatattacagtttacttttttccgtgtatttgtgaaatatataaaatataaaatatataaaaaattcgtgtgggtattcaaatgataggtctcgatgagtgtaatgtcgaggtgagcttatatctttaaaaatgtcaatagctcacaaaatacaatgtcatttcttaattattgatatttttaaagatgtaagctcatcctgatgttaagctcatcgagacctttcatttaagt harbors:
- the LOC123266773 gene encoding uncharacterized protein LOC123266773, translated to MCDSDNSEDQSDQPCAKKVKLHYGILPSHHSQQSSQGSQNIIIETGRHPDQLNTRHTINVVVNNSKRERQKQYRERNRDKLKYREAERRKRIQSSKSITGPSTSSNSNIMEVNNEEPVTAISSTLQNKRDRQKRYREKNRKKLSQREAERRRRLQNAESIIELHTSPNIENREIITEPIIIKAQILRKFRITTVNLDTIKQLMNISSITLKIMNLDMLVQFVIDFGLKKI